In Nitrospira sp., a single window of DNA contains:
- a CDS encoding cell division protein ZapA, producing MTKTIDVEIYGQRYSINGEADESYVKQLADMVDKQMKQVAAGMRSATPAKLAVLAAFNLAHELMESERKSRQGEADADRRVASLMESIDQQMPSILSR from the coding sequence TTGACTAAGACCATTGACGTGGAGATCTATGGCCAGCGGTACAGCATCAATGGGGAAGCAGACGAGTCGTACGTGAAGCAATTGGCCGATATGGTCGATAAGCAGATGAAGCAGGTGGCGGCCGGCATGCGGTCGGCCACCCCGGCCAAGTTGGCCGTCCTTGCCGCATTCAATCTTGCCCACGAGTTGATGGAATCAGAACGAAAATCCCGGCAGGGAGAGGCCGACGCGGATCGTCGCGTGGCCTCACTCATGGAATCGATCGATCAGCAGATGCCGTCCATCCTGTCCCGGTGA